In Ferribacterium limneticum, a genomic segment contains:
- the secG gene encoding preprotein translocase subunit SecG, with amino-acid sequence MNWFFSLLLTVHILVAIVIIGLVLMQHGKGADMGAAFGSGASGSLFGATGSANFLSRTTGVLAAVFFATSLTLAYVASNKPKTTGSVMQEPVQSQTVSQPASAGGESPTAPVGAASKAKDIPK; translated from the coding sequence ATGAACTGGTTTTTCTCTCTCCTCCTGACGGTCCATATTCTGGTTGCGATCGTTATTATTGGTCTAGTGTTGATGCAGCATGGTAAAGGTGCCGACATGGGGGCAGCTTTTGGCAGTGGCGCCTCTGGTAGTCTGTTCGGTGCTACAGGGTCAGCCAATTTTCTCAGTCGCACTACTGGCGTTCTCGCGGCGGTATTTTTTGCGACAAGCCTGACCTTGGCGTACGTCGCCTCCAATAAGCCAAAAACGACTGGCAGTGTCATGCAAGAACCAGTACAATCGCAGACTGTTTCGCAGCCAGCTTCGGCGGGTGGTGAATCGCCGACTGCTCCTGTGGGTGCGGCTTCCAAGGCGAAAGATATACCGAAGTAA
- the nuoH gene encoding NADH-quinone oxidoreductase subunit NuoH has translation MDALMNFGLGIFGGAWPAVWTLLKIVLIVAPLMLGVAYLTYFERKVIGYMQVRIGPNRVGPWGLIQPIADGLKLLLKEIIVPTTANKGIFIIAPMLAIAPALAAWAVIPFTDSLVVANIDASLLYIMAITSMGVYGIILSGWASNSKYAFLGAMRSAAQMVSYEISMGFSLICVLMVSNSLNLVDIVNVQDQGRFAGWGLSFLSWNWLPLFPMFIVYLISGTAELNRAPFDVAEGESEIVAGFHVEYSGMAFALFFLAEYANMILVAALTSLLFLGGWLSPVGFLPDGILWLFAKMSVILFLFLWFRATFPRYRYDQLMRLGWKVFLPICLIWLVVVGVWMMSPLNIWK, from the coding sequence ATGGATGCACTGATGAACTTCGGACTTGGGATCTTCGGGGGCGCTTGGCCTGCTGTCTGGACCCTTCTAAAAATCGTCCTGATCGTTGCTCCGCTGATGCTTGGCGTTGCGTATTTGACTTACTTTGAACGCAAAGTTATCGGTTACATGCAGGTTCGTATCGGCCCCAACCGGGTTGGTCCTTGGGGTCTGATACAGCCAATTGCCGACGGCCTGAAGCTGCTCCTCAAGGAAATTATCGTACCGACCACTGCTAACAAGGGTATTTTCATTATTGCCCCGATGTTGGCTATTGCTCCTGCGCTGGCTGCGTGGGCAGTGATTCCATTCACGGATTCGCTGGTCGTTGCCAATATCGATGCCAGCCTGCTTTACATTATGGCGATCACCTCCATGGGGGTGTATGGGATTATTCTCTCCGGTTGGGCATCCAACTCGAAGTACGCTTTCCTCGGAGCCATGCGTTCTGCGGCGCAAATGGTTTCCTACGAAATCTCGATGGGCTTCTCGCTGATCTGTGTGCTGATGGTATCGAACAGTTTGAATCTGGTAGATATCGTCAATGTTCAGGATCAAGGACGTTTCGCTGGTTGGGGGCTCAGTTTCCTGTCCTGGAACTGGTTGCCCTTGTTCCCGATGTTCATCGTCTACCTGATTTCCGGCACCGCGGAACTGAACCGGGCACCATTTGACGTAGCCGAAGGCGAATCTGAAATTGTTGCTGGCTTCCATGTTGAATATTCCGGTATGGCGTTCGCGCTATTCTTCCTGGCTGAATATGCCAACATGATTCTGGTCGCGGCGCTGACATCCCTCCTGTTTCTGGGGGGCTGGTTGTCTCCGGTTGGTTTCCTGCCTGACGGCATCCTTTGGCTGTTTGCCAAGATGTCGGTCATCCTCTTCCTTTTCTTGTGGTTCCGCGCGACTTTCCCGCGCTACCGCTATGACCAGTTGATGCGTCTGGGCTGGAAGGTTTTCTTGCCGATCTGCTTGATCTGGCTGGTTGTCGTCGGCGTCTGGATGATGTCGCCATTGAATATCTGGAAGTGA
- a CDS encoding NuoB/complex I 20 kDa subunit family protein translates to MAIEGVLQEGFVTTTADKLINYMRTGSIWPMTFGLACCAVEMIHAGVSRYDLDRFGIVFRASPRQSDVMIVAGTLTNKMAPALRKVYDQMAEPRWVISMGSCANGGGYYHYSYSVVRGCDRIVPVDIYVPGCPPTAEALIYGLIQLQNKIRRTNTIAR, encoded by the coding sequence ATGGCTATTGAGGGTGTCCTCCAGGAAGGTTTTGTCACCACAACGGCTGACAAGCTGATCAATTACATGCGCACCGGTTCGATCTGGCCAATGACCTTTGGTTTGGCTTGTTGTGCGGTTGAGATGATTCATGCTGGCGTTTCTCGCTACGATCTCGATCGTTTCGGTATTGTTTTTCGGGCTAGCCCCCGGCAATCTGATGTCATGATCGTTGCGGGTACGTTGACCAATAAGATGGCGCCAGCCTTGCGTAAGGTTTATGACCAGATGGCCGAGCCGCGTTGGGTAATATCGATGGGTTCGTGTGCCAATGGTGGTGGTTACTACCATTACTCCTACTCTGTTGTGCGCGGTTGTGATCGCATTGTGCCTGTTGATATCTACGTGCCGGGTTGTCCGCCAACTGCTGAAGCCTTGATTTACGGCTTGATTCAGTTGCAGAACAAGATTCGTCGCACCAATACCATTGCTCGTTAA
- the nuoF gene encoding NADH-quinone oxidoreductase subunit NuoF, with product MAMLGSINGVLMEGLDGDNTWHLKDYVARGGYAQLKRILESKMTQEDVISEVKKSVLRGRGGAGFPTGLKWSFMPRSFPGDKYVVCNTDEGEPGTFKDRDIMRYNPHAVIEGMAIAAYAMGANRGYNYVHGEVWQEYKRFEEALDEARAAGFIGQNILGSGFNFELFAHHGYGAYICGEETALLESIEGKKGQPRFKPPFPASFGLYGKPTTINNTETFAAIPFILKMGGEEFLNLGKPNNGGTKLFSVSGHVNRPGNYEIPLGTPFAILLEMCGGMRGGRKLKAVIPGGSSAPVMPGEVIMDCTMDYDSISKGGSMLGSGAVIVMDETVCMVKALERLSFFYYEESCGQCTPCREGTAWMYKVVHRIENGLGKPEDLDLLNSVLGNIAGRTICALGDAAAFPVQSFIKHFGKEFEYHIENKTCLVPKDVQWAGSGFHKIPA from the coding sequence ATGGCCATGCTTGGTTCGATCAATGGCGTTCTGATGGAAGGCCTGGATGGCGACAATACTTGGCACCTCAAGGATTACGTTGCCCGCGGTGGCTATGCGCAGCTAAAGCGCATCCTGGAAAGCAAGATGACCCAGGAAGACGTCATTAGCGAAGTCAAGAAGTCCGTGCTGCGCGGTCGTGGCGGCGCTGGCTTCCCGACCGGCCTGAAATGGTCATTTATGCCGCGTTCGTTTCCTGGGGACAAATACGTCGTCTGCAATACCGACGAAGGCGAGCCGGGCACGTTCAAAGACCGTGACATCATGCGCTACAACCCGCATGCCGTCATCGAAGGCATGGCGATCGCAGCCTATGCTATGGGTGCTAATCGCGGTTACAACTACGTGCACGGTGAGGTCTGGCAAGAGTACAAGCGTTTTGAAGAAGCACTCGACGAAGCTCGCGCCGCCGGTTTCATTGGCCAGAACATTCTCGGCTCGGGTTTCAACTTCGAACTTTTCGCGCACCACGGCTACGGCGCCTATATCTGTGGCGAAGAAACTGCACTGCTCGAATCGATCGAAGGCAAGAAGGGACAGCCGCGCTTCAAGCCGCCGTTCCCGGCTTCCTTCGGTTTGTACGGCAAGCCGACGACGATCAACAATACCGAAACCTTTGCTGCCATTCCCTTTATTCTGAAGATGGGGGGCGAAGAGTTCCTGAATCTGGGCAAGCCGAACAACGGTGGTACCAAGTTGTTCTCGGTGTCCGGCCACGTCAATCGTCCTGGTAATTACGAGATTCCGCTGGGTACGCCGTTTGCCATCTTGCTTGAAATGTGCGGCGGCATGCGTGGTGGGCGCAAGCTCAAGGCGGTCATTCCGGGTGGTTCATCGGCCCCGGTCATGCCGGGCGAAGTCATCATGGATTGCACCATGGACTACGACTCGATCAGCAAGGGTGGTTCGATGCTCGGTTCGGGTGCGGTCATTGTCATGGACGAAACGGTCTGCATGGTCAAGGCGCTGGAGCGTCTGTCCTTCTTCTACTACGAAGAGTCCTGCGGACAATGCACGCCCTGCCGTGAAGGTACTGCGTGGATGTACAAGGTTGTGCATCGTATCGAGAACGGACTCGGCAAACCCGAAGATCTGGATCTGTTGAACAGTGTGCTTGGCAATATTGCCGGTCGTACGATCTGTGCGCTTGGTGATGCGGCAGCTTTCCCGGTGCAGAGTTTCATCAAGCACTTCGGCAAAGAATTTGAGTATCACATCGAAAACAAGACCTGTCTTGTGCCCAAGGATGTGCAATGGGCGGGCAGTGGCTTCCACAAGATTCCGGCCTGA
- a CDS encoding NADH-quinone oxidoreductase subunit C → MSAKLETLSQTLQKHFGDKLKSLKLALGEVTIEVGAADYLGVMTALRDEVDLRFEEIIDLCGVDYSTYGDGCWSGRRYAAVSHLLSIANNWRLRVRVFAEDDDFPSVDSVTGVWSSVNWFEREAFDLYGIAFVGHDDLRRILTDYGFIGHPFRKDFPISGHVEMRYDPDQARVIYQPVTIEPRENTPRIVREDTFGDTAHG, encoded by the coding sequence ATGTCTGCCAAGCTGGAAACGCTTAGTCAAACCCTGCAAAAGCACTTTGGCGATAAACTGAAATCGCTGAAACTGGCTTTGGGTGAGGTCACCATTGAGGTTGGTGCAGCCGATTATCTCGGTGTGATGACTGCATTGCGGGATGAGGTTGACCTTCGTTTTGAAGAAATCATCGATCTGTGTGGTGTCGACTATTCGACCTACGGTGATGGTTGTTGGTCGGGTCGGCGCTACGCAGCGGTTTCCCATCTTCTTTCGATTGCCAACAACTGGCGTTTGCGTGTTCGCGTCTTTGCCGAGGACGATGACTTTCCTTCTGTTGATTCCGTAACTGGCGTCTGGAGCAGCGTTAACTGGTTTGAGCGCGAAGCATTTGATCTCTACGGGATTGCCTTCGTGGGTCATGACGACCTACGTCGCATTCTGACCGATTACGGTTTCATTGGACATCCGTTCCGCAAGGATTTTCCGATTTCCGGTCACGTCGAAATGCGCTACGACCCCGATCAGGCTCGTGTGATCTATCAACCGGTTACCATCGAGCCTCGCGAGAACACCCCGCGCATCGTGCGCGAAGACACTTTCGGGGATACCGCTCATGGCTGA
- the ndhC gene encoding NADH-quinone oxidoreductase subunit A, with amino-acid sequence MENYFPILMFVLVGVAVGVLPIAMGFILAPSRPDPEKLSPYECGFEAFEDARMKFDVRFYLIAILFILFDLEIAFLFPWAAIFKDIVATESIKLFGFIEMLVFVAILVAGYIYAWAKGALEWE; translated from the coding sequence ATGGAAAACTACTTTCCAATCCTGATGTTCGTTCTGGTGGGGGTTGCGGTGGGTGTATTGCCTATCGCGATGGGCTTTATTCTTGCTCCAAGCCGGCCGGATCCTGAAAAGCTCTCTCCTTACGAGTGCGGCTTTGAGGCTTTCGAGGATGCGCGCATGAAGTTCGATGTGCGTTTCTATCTGATTGCCATCCTCTTCATTTTGTTCGATCTGGAAATTGCTTTCCTGTTCCCTTGGGCAGCAATCTTCAAGGATATCGTTGCGACAGAGTCGATCAAGCTGTTCGGCTTTATCGAGATGCTGGTATTCGTTGCCATTCTGGTCGCTGGCTATATTTATGCCTGGGCCAAGGGCGCGCTGGAATGGGAGTGA
- the nuoK gene encoding NADH-quinone oxidoreductase subunit NuoK — MLTLSLSHFLILGAILFAISVVGIFLNRKNLIVLLMAIELMLLAVNMNFVAFSHYLQDLSGQIFVFFILTVAAAESAIGLAILIVLFRNLKSIHVDDLGSLKG, encoded by the coding sequence ATGCTAACTCTCTCTCTCTCCCATTTCCTGATTCTGGGCGCGATACTTTTCGCGATCAGCGTGGTCGGCATCTTCCTGAACCGGAAGAACCTTATTGTGCTGCTGATGGCCATCGAGTTGATGCTTCTTGCGGTCAACATGAATTTTGTGGCTTTTTCACACTATCTGCAGGACCTCTCCGGTCAGATTTTCGTCTTTTTCATCCTGACTGTTGCCGCTGCCGAATCGGCGATCGGCCTGGCCATACTGATCGTGCTGTTCCGCAACCTCAAGAGCATCCATGTGGATGACCTGGGCAGCCTGAAGGGTTAA
- the tpiA gene encoding triose-phosphate isomerase: MRKKLVAGNWKMHGALQQNTALLAHITAAASGMACEIAVCPPYPYLAQAQSALAGSVVALGAQSVSEHACGAFTGEVSASMLAEFGCRYVLLGHSERRGLFGETDAIVAVKFEAAQKAGLLPVLCLGETLGERESGNTMRVIARQLSAVLDRLGVAAMASAVVAYEPVWAIGTGVTASPAQAQEVHAAIRAQVAVLDAGVAEGLRILYGGSVKPQNAVELFGQSDIDGGLIGGAALVADDFLKICLAAN; the protein is encoded by the coding sequence ATGCGTAAAAAGCTCGTTGCTGGTAACTGGAAGATGCACGGCGCACTGCAGCAAAATACGGCACTGCTGGCGCATATCACGGCAGCGGCATCCGGGATGGCTTGTGAAATAGCGGTTTGCCCACCATATCCGTACCTCGCGCAGGCGCAGTCGGCGCTGGCGGGCTCCGTGGTTGCCTTGGGGGCTCAGTCGGTCAGCGAGCATGCTTGCGGCGCGTTTACCGGCGAAGTTTCGGCTTCGATGCTGGCTGAATTCGGATGTCGCTACGTACTGCTTGGGCACTCCGAGCGACGTGGGTTGTTCGGAGAAACGGATGCGATTGTTGCGGTCAAGTTTGAGGCAGCACAAAAGGCCGGATTGCTCCCCGTGTTGTGTTTGGGCGAAACGCTGGGTGAGCGTGAGTCGGGAAATACGATGCGGGTGATTGCCAGGCAGTTGTCGGCAGTCTTGGATCGGCTCGGGGTGGCTGCTATGGCGTCGGCTGTAGTTGCGTATGAGCCGGTATGGGCAATAGGTACTGGTGTGACAGCGTCTCCGGCGCAGGCGCAGGAAGTGCATGCAGCAATCCGCGCCCAGGTCGCTGTGCTCGATGCAGGGGTTGCTGAAGGTTTGCGTATCCTCTACGGTGGTAGTGTAAAACCGCAGAATGCGGTGGAGTTGTTTGGGCAGTCCGATATTGATGGTGGTTTGATCGGTGGTGCTGCCTTGGTTGCTGACGATTTTCTGAAGATTTGCCTCGCGGCGAATTGA
- the nuoI gene encoding NADH-quinone oxidoreductase subunit NuoI, giving the protein MGSMKEIFNSLFLKELLKGMSVTGRYFFARKITVQYPEEKTPQSFRFRGLHALRRYPNGEERCIACKLCEAICPALAITIEAEPRDDGSRRTTRYDIDLTKCIFCGFCEEACPVDAVVETRIFEYHGEKRGDLYYTKQMLLANGDRYEDQIAKDRELDASYR; this is encoded by the coding sequence ATGGGTTCGATGAAGGAAATCTTCAACAGCCTCTTCCTCAAGGAATTGTTGAAGGGCATGTCGGTGACGGGCAGGTATTTCTTTGCCCGCAAGATCACCGTTCAATATCCGGAAGAAAAGACGCCGCAAAGTTTCCGCTTTCGTGGTCTTCATGCGCTGCGTCGCTACCCGAATGGCGAAGAGCGTTGCATTGCCTGCAAACTATGCGAGGCAATCTGCCCGGCCTTGGCGATTACGATCGAGGCTGAACCGCGTGATGATGGTTCGCGTCGCACAACCCGCTACGACATCGATTTGACCAAGTGCATTTTCTGCGGGTTCTGCGAAGAAGCATGCCCGGTTGATGCCGTGGTCGAAACGCGTATTTTTGAATACCACGGCGAAAAGCGCGGTGATTTGTACTACACCAAGCAGATGTTGCTGGCCAACGGCGACCGCTACGAAGATCAAATCGCAAAAGATCGCGAACTTGACGCTTCTTACCGATAA
- a CDS encoding NADH-quinone oxidoreductase subunit D, translating to MADIRNFTLNFGPQHPAAHGVLRLVLELDGEVVQRADPHIGLLHRATEKLAETRTWVQSVPYMDRLDYVSMMCNEHAYCLATEKLLGIEVPERGKYIRVMFDEVTRILNHLLWIGCHALDVGAMTMALYTFREREDLMDVYEAVSGARMHAAYYRPGGVYRDLPDRMPQYQESTWSNANKVAEKNENRSGSLLDFLEDFTNRFPTYHSEYHTLLTDNRIWKQRLVNVGVVTPERALQMGFSGAMLRGSGIAWDLRKKQPYAAYDKINFDVPVGVNGDSYDRYLVRMEEMIQSNNIIKQCIAWLRKNPGPVITDNNKVAPPPRENMKTNMEELIHHFKLFTEGIHVPAGEAYAAVEHPKGEFGIYFVSDGANKPYRMKIRAPGFVHLAGLDEMSRGHMIADVVTIIGSQDIVFGEIDR from the coding sequence ATGGCTGACATCCGCAATTTCACGCTTAACTTTGGTCCGCAACACCCGGCGGCACACGGTGTGCTCCGTCTGGTGCTTGAGCTGGACGGCGAAGTCGTTCAGCGTGCCGACCCGCACATTGGTCTCCTACATCGCGCAACCGAGAAGCTTGCTGAAACCCGTACCTGGGTTCAGTCTGTGCCCTATATGGATCGGCTCGACTACGTCTCGATGATGTGTAATGAGCACGCCTACTGCTTGGCTACTGAAAAGCTGCTCGGCATTGAGGTGCCGGAGCGCGGCAAGTACATCCGCGTCATGTTCGACGAAGTGACCCGTATCCTCAACCACCTGTTGTGGATCGGCTGTCACGCGCTGGACGTCGGTGCGATGACTATGGCGCTCTATACTTTCCGTGAGCGCGAAGACCTGATGGACGTTTACGAGGCGGTTTCCGGTGCCCGGATGCATGCCGCCTACTATCGTCCGGGTGGTGTCTATCGCGATCTGCCGGACCGCATGCCGCAATATCAGGAATCAACTTGGTCCAATGCCAACAAGGTGGCCGAGAAGAACGAGAACCGTAGCGGTTCCCTGCTCGATTTCCTGGAGGATTTCACCAATCGCTTCCCGACTTATCATTCCGAATACCACACCCTGCTGACCGACAACCGGATCTGGAAGCAGCGCTTGGTCAATGTTGGCGTCGTGACCCCGGAGCGGGCCTTGCAGATGGGCTTTTCCGGCGCCATGCTGCGCGGTTCAGGCATCGCCTGGGATTTGCGCAAGAAGCAGCCGTACGCCGCCTACGACAAGATTAATTTCGATGTACCGGTAGGCGTCAATGGCGATAGCTATGACCGCTATCTGGTTCGCATGGAAGAAATGATCCAGTCGAACAATATCATCAAGCAATGTATCGCTTGGCTGCGCAAGAATCCCGGCCCGGTGATCACTGACAACAACAAGGTGGCGCCGCCGCCGCGCGAAAATATGAAGACCAACATGGAGGAGCTGATTCACCACTTCAAGCTCTTCACCGAAGGCATTCATGTTCCGGCCGGTGAGGCCTATGCTGCAGTCGAGCACCCGAAGGGCGAGTTTGGCATCTACTTTGTTTCCGATGGTGCCAACAAGCCTTACCGCATGAAGATTCGTGCGCCGGGCTTTGTGCACCTGGCTGGTCTGGATGAAATGTCCAGAGGCCACATGATCGCCGACGTCGTTACGATTATCGGTTCCCAAGATATTGTTTTTGGCGAGATCGACCGCTGA
- the nuoG gene encoding NADH-quinone oxidoreductase subunit NuoG — translation MLEIEIDGKKAQVPDGSTVMDAAQQVGVYIPHFCYHKKLSIAANCRMCLVQVEKAPKPLPACATPVTNGMKVFTHSELAVKAQKGVMEFLLINHPLDCPICDQGGECQLQDMSVGYGPMKSRYTEEKHVVFHKSVGPLISMEEMSRCIHCTRCVRFGQEIGGIMELGMANRNMHSEIMTFVGRTVDSELSGNMIDLCPVGALTSKPFRYTARSWELQRRKSVSPHDSVGANLVVQVKHDNVMRVLPRENEEVNECWISDKERFSYQSLNSDERLTKPMVKQGGEWKEVDWNVALDYVAHGLKDVAREHGGDALAALAAQSSTVEELFLLGKVMKGLGSGNIDFRPRQCDFSADSKRAGAPWLGMRLAEIKDLDAALVIGSFLRKDHPLIAQRMRQAAKKYTKVSLLSVTGDDQLINLHARLTVAPSQLTAALAAVVKAAAEIKGVTMPAGVESAVVCETTQKIAQSLVDGEKRAVFLGNVVTQSADATQLQALALELGKLTGATVGFLGEGANTVGGHVARALPSGANARLMFEQPRKAYVLMGVEPEFDCANPQLVLGALKQASLVVYMSAFKHAPALEFADVMLPVAPYTETSGTFVNIEGRVQSFNGVAKARGDARPAWKLLRVLGNVLNLDGFSYGSSEEIRDQVLGKGAEFVTGLDNGLKDVSIALSATGTGGFQRIADVPINFADPMARRAPALQQTADAVAPTARMNEQTLAQIGVADGVQVCVKQGSGETVLIAKSDNNVPAGCVRVSAAHASTAMLGDMFGSISVERA, via the coding sequence ATGCTAGAAATCGAAATCGACGGCAAAAAGGCGCAAGTGCCCGATGGCAGCACGGTGATGGATGCCGCGCAGCAGGTGGGCGTTTACATTCCGCATTTCTGCTACCACAAGAAACTTTCGATTGCCGCCAACTGCCGCATGTGTCTCGTGCAGGTAGAGAAGGCACCGAAGCCGTTGCCGGCCTGCGCAACGCCGGTGACCAACGGCATGAAGGTCTTTACCCACTCCGAACTGGCCGTCAAGGCGCAGAAGGGGGTGATGGAATTCCTGCTCATTAATCACCCCCTGGATTGCCCGATCTGCGATCAGGGCGGCGAGTGCCAGTTGCAGGACATGTCCGTCGGCTACGGCCCGATGAAGAGCCGCTATACCGAAGAAAAACACGTCGTTTTCCACAAGAGTGTCGGTCCGCTGATCTCCATGGAAGAAATGAGCCGCTGCATTCACTGCACCCGTTGCGTCCGCTTCGGTCAGGAAATCGGCGGCATCATGGAACTCGGCATGGCCAACCGCAACATGCATTCCGAGATCATGACCTTCGTCGGTCGTACGGTGGACTCCGAATTGTCGGGCAATATGATCGACCTCTGTCCGGTAGGCGCGCTGACCTCCAAGCCTTTCCGCTACACGGCACGTTCCTGGGAATTGCAGCGCCGCAAGTCGGTCAGCCCGCACGATTCCGTCGGTGCCAATCTGGTCGTCCAGGTCAAGCACGACAACGTGATGCGCGTTCTGCCGCGTGAAAACGAAGAAGTTAACGAGTGCTGGATCTCCGACAAGGAGCGTTTCTCCTATCAGTCCCTGAACTCCGACGAACGCCTGACTAAGCCGATGGTCAAGCAGGGTGGCGAGTGGAAGGAAGTCGACTGGAATGTCGCCCTCGACTACGTCGCCCATGGCCTGAAGGACGTTGCCCGCGAACACGGCGGCGATGCGCTGGCCGCGCTGGCCGCGCAAAGCTCGACGGTCGAAGAACTCTTCCTGCTCGGCAAGGTCATGAAGGGTTTGGGTAGCGGCAATATTGATTTCCGTCCGCGTCAATGCGATTTTTCCGCTGATTCCAAGCGTGCCGGCGCACCGTGGCTGGGCATGCGTCTGGCCGAAATCAAGGACCTCGATGCTGCCCTGGTGATCGGCTCCTTCCTGCGTAAGGATCATCCTCTGATCGCTCAGCGTATGCGTCAGGCCGCCAAGAAATACACCAAGGTCAGCTTGTTGTCGGTGACCGGCGATGATCAACTGATCAATCTGCATGCACGCTTGACCGTTGCGCCGTCCCAACTGACTGCCGCGCTCGCCGCTGTTGTCAAGGCTGCGGCCGAGATCAAAGGCGTTACGATGCCGGCCGGTGTCGAGTCGGCTGTGGTATGTGAGACGACCCAGAAAATTGCTCAAAGCCTGGTCGATGGTGAAAAGCGTGCCGTATTCCTCGGTAACGTTGTCACCCAATCTGCCGATGCGACCCAATTGCAGGCACTGGCTCTGGAGCTTGGCAAGCTAACCGGCGCAACCGTCGGTTTCCTTGGCGAGGGCGCAAATACCGTGGGTGGCCATGTTGCCCGGGCGCTGCCCTCTGGCGCTAATGCTCGTCTGATGTTCGAGCAGCCGCGCAAGGCTTATGTCCTGATGGGAGTTGAGCCGGAATTCGATTGTGCTAATCCGCAACTGGTTCTGGGGGCGCTGAAGCAGGCAAGTCTCGTGGTCTACATGTCAGCCTTCAAGCATGCTCCGGCTCTGGAGTTTGCCGATGTTATGTTGCCGGTTGCTCCTTACACCGAAACCTCGGGAACCTTCGTCAATATTGAAGGCCGCGTCCAGAGTTTTAACGGTGTGGCCAAGGCTCGTGGTGATGCCCGCCCGGCCTGGAAGCTGTTGCGCGTTCTCGGCAACGTGTTGAATCTCGATGGCTTCAGCTATGGCTCAAGTGAAGAAATTCGCGACCAGGTGCTGGGCAAGGGGGCCGAGTTCGTTACTGGCCTCGACAACGGCCTGAAGGATGTCAGCATTGCCCTGTCTGCTACCGGTACTGGTGGTTTTCAGCGAATTGCCGATGTGCCGATCAACTTTGCCGATCCGATGGCCCGGCGCGCACCTGCGCTGCAACAGACTGCCGATGCTGTTGCTCCGACTGCACGCATGAACGAGCAAACCTTGGCGCAGATTGGCGTTGCCGATGGTGTGCAAGTTTGTGTCAAGCAAGGTTCTGGTGAGACTGTACTGATCGCCAAGAGCGACAACAATGTGCCTGCCGGTTGTGTTCGCGTTTCGGCGGCACATGCAAGCACAGCGATGCTGGGCGACATGTTCGGCTCGATTTCTGTGGAGCGTGCATAA
- the nuoE gene encoding NADH-quinone oxidoreductase subunit NuoE encodes MFSAETLQKFAREVAKYPADQKQSASMACLAHAQEEKGWLAPESIEAVANYLGMPPMAAYEVASFYNMYDLKPVGKYKITVCTNLPCALSGGYHAGEYLQHKLGVGYGETTPDGKFTLKEGECMGACGDAPVFIVNNRSMCSHMHPEQIDKLLEECK; translated from the coding sequence ATGTTTTCCGCTGAAACCCTCCAGAAGTTTGCCCGCGAGGTCGCCAAGTACCCCGCCGATCAAAAACAATCGGCGTCGATGGCCTGTCTCGCCCACGCCCAGGAAGAAAAAGGCTGGCTGGCGCCCGAGTCCATCGAGGCCGTTGCCAACTACCTTGGTATGCCGCCGATGGCAGCCTACGAAGTGGCCTCTTTCTACAACATGTATGACCTGAAGCCGGTCGGCAAGTACAAGATCACGGTCTGTACCAACCTGCCTTGTGCGCTGTCGGGTGGCTATCACGCCGGGGAATACCTGCAGCACAAGCTGGGTGTCGGCTATGGCGAAACGACGCCGGATGGCAAATTCACATTGAAGGAAGGTGAGTGCATGGGGGCCTGCGGTGATGCGCCGGTCTTCATCGTCAACAATCGCTCGATGTGCAGCCACATGCACCCGGAACAGATCGACAAGCTGCTTGAGGAGTGCAAATAA
- a CDS encoding NADH-quinone oxidoreductase subunit J, with the protein MDFQTAVFYFLSAILVFASLRVITARNPVHAALHLILAFFTCGGIWALLQAEFLAIAIILVYVGAVMVLFLFVVMMLDINIDRIRQGFWNYLPLGALLGLLMVLEMGLVLGSKYFQIPAAEALVPAGVSNTKSIGALMFTDYVYPFELASLILLVGMIAAIVLTYRGPKKSKYTNPNQQVFVKAKDRVRVLQMPVEKD; encoded by the coding sequence ATGGATTTTCAAACTGCCGTTTTCTACTTCCTGTCTGCGATCCTGGTTTTCGCCAGCTTGCGCGTAATTACTGCGCGAAATCCCGTACATGCCGCGCTGCATCTAATCCTTGCCTTCTTCACCTGCGGTGGCATCTGGGCGTTGCTGCAGGCCGAGTTTCTGGCGATCGCCATTATTCTTGTATATGTTGGCGCAGTCATGGTGCTCTTCCTGTTCGTCGTCATGATGCTCGATATCAATATCGACCGCATTCGCCAGGGGTTCTGGAATTACCTTCCCCTCGGGGCACTGCTGGGTTTGCTCATGGTTCTGGAAATGGGGCTGGTGCTTGGTAGCAAGTACTTCCAGATTCCCGCTGCCGAGGCTCTCGTCCCGGCTGGTGTGTCGAATACAAAGAGTATCGGTGCGCTGATGTTCACCGATTATGTCTATCCCTTCGAGCTGGCTTCTCTCATTCTGCTCGTCGGCATGATCGCGGCGATCGTGCTGACTTACCGCGGTCCGAAGAAGTCCAAGTACACCAACCCGAATCAGCAGGTCTTCGTCAAAGCGAAGGATCGCGTGCGCGTCCTGCAGATGCCGGTTGAAAAAGACTGA